Part of the Imperialibacter roseus genome, TATCGAATGTTTCCGGAGTCATCGCATAAGTCATGAAATTCTGAAACTGGGCAAGGAAGGCCAAATTGCATTTGGTGGAATTATACAGCCCGTAGCCCTCATAGGGCTGTGGTACTTCGAAAGAATCAGCGCCGGAAACTTTCTTTATCAATTCCAGCCCCCAAGGCTTTGTAAACATCTCCATTCGTTCATCTACTGTTTTGACACAGGGGCTAAAGAGTACTACGGCCTTCAACTCCGGATGCTGTGAAGCGAGCCAGATGCTCAAAGCACCTCCAAATGATGTGCCCATGACAATTACCTTTTTGCCAAGCTGCTTAGCAACGGTCAGTGCATATTCCGCAGAATAGACGAAATCGTCGGCAGTTTCGCTGGCGAGTGTGGCTGGGCCAAGATCAACACCATGACCAGCCAGTCGGGCCAGGTATAGATTAGCATCGTAACGTGCAGCTATTTCTTTGTGAATAGGGTCGGCTTCCTCGTGGCTCGACGTGCCACCATGAAGATACAGGAATGCATATTCGGTGGGCGACTTCGAAAGACTGTCGGCCCATACTATCGTT contains:
- a CDS encoding alpha/beta hydrolase, producing MRKRILVIVSAIIAGGLIIYLSGPKPARPKLQHMVVDLPSGLTSLEQQIKLSESAVVGIKPGCEATIVWADSLSKSPTEYAFLYLHGGTSSHEEADPIHKEIAARYDANLYLARLAGHGVDLGPATLASETADDFVYSAEYALTVAKQLGKKVIVMGTSFGGALSIWLASQHPELKAVVLFSPCVKTVDERMEMFTKPWGLELIKKVSGADSFEVPQPYEGYGLYNSTKCNLAFLAQFQNFMTYAMTPETFDRVKSPVWMGYWYKNDTIQDDVASVTAMLQMFQQLPSETKQKVPFPDAGNHGIVAPRLAKDVASVKREAIRFLDKVLHDEL